A single genomic interval of Actinomadura rubteroloni harbors:
- a CDS encoding helix-turn-helix domain-containing protein, whose amino-acid sequence MIRKLPSPSAPPQMPPTLRTLGRTRKLDENDFHQLIDGYQAGATVYELGERFGIDRQTASKILQRAGVAIRRHGLSPEQVDEAVRLYEKGWSLARIGERFDVSDMTVQRRLKERGMQMRPRRDQTQ is encoded by the coding sequence GTGATCCGCAAGCTGCCATCGCCCAGCGCACCGCCGCAGATGCCTCCAACCCTTCGAACACTCGGACGGACGCGCAAGCTCGATGAAAACGACTTTCACCAACTCATCGACGGCTATCAGGCAGGAGCGACCGTGTATGAGCTGGGCGAGCGGTTCGGGATCGATCGGCAGACAGCGAGCAAGATCCTCCAGCGTGCCGGCGTCGCGATACGGCGGCACGGACTTTCGCCCGAACAGGTAGATGAGGCGGTACGGCTCTACGAGAAAGGCTGGTCACTTGCGCGGATCGGCGAGCGCTTCGATGTTAGCGACATGACCGTGCAAAGGCGCTTGAAGGAGCGGGGCATGCAGATGCGGCCACGGCGCGACCAGACACAGTAA
- a CDS encoding VOC family protein codes for MDFVSIRIITEDVARLVAFYEKVTGVQADWSTEDFAELTTSGATLAIASTRTVPLFAPGSARPADNHSVITEFLVDDVDRVFQNLTGFVTDVVAEPTTMPWGNRSLLFRDPDGNLVNFFTPVTPAAVEKFARARRTR; via the coding sequence ATGGACTTCGTTTCGATCCGCATCATCACCGAGGACGTCGCGCGTCTCGTCGCGTTCTACGAAAAGGTCACCGGCGTGCAGGCGGACTGGTCCACCGAGGACTTCGCTGAGCTGACGACGTCCGGTGCCACGCTGGCGATCGCCAGCACGCGGACCGTCCCGCTGTTCGCGCCGGGCTCGGCCCGTCCGGCCGACAACCACAGTGTCATCACCGAATTCCTGGTGGACGACGTGGACCGCGTCTTCCAGAACCTGACCGGCTTCGTCACTGACGTCGTCGCCGAACCCACGACGATGCCGTGGGGCAACCGGTCGCTGCTGTTCCGCGATCCCGACGGCAACCTCGTCAACTTCTTCACGCCCGTCACCCCGGCGGCCGTCGAGAAGTTCGCTAGAGCACGCCGCACTCGCTGA
- a CDS encoding phenylalanine 4-monooxygenase, which produces MFEEAQYFAPVTRDEHGAVTVELARTHPGFADPVYRERRNQIAHLALNHRRGEPIQQARYTAEEHEVWRLVSAELKAKHEVYACAEYLDAKDRLDLPADRVPQLEAVSRLLEPLTGFRYLPAAGLVPLRDFYGSLADSYFHSTQYIRHHSVPFYTPEPDVIHEVIGHGNALASDRFAALYRAAGGAARRVETTEALEFVSKVFWFTLEFGVLYEDGELRAYGAGILSSYGEIEEFRHMHIHPLDLKIMGSTHYDITKYQDHLFAADSLAQVEDVAGAFWDTCTDESIAALSR; this is translated from the coding sequence TTGTTCGAGGAAGCCCAGTACTTCGCTCCTGTGACGCGGGACGAACACGGGGCGGTGACGGTAGAGCTGGCGCGGACTCACCCGGGTTTCGCCGACCCGGTCTACCGTGAACGCCGTAACCAGATCGCTCATCTCGCGCTCAACCATCGGCGCGGCGAGCCGATCCAGCAAGCCCGCTACACCGCCGAGGAGCATGAAGTGTGGCGGCTCGTCTCGGCCGAACTGAAGGCCAAGCACGAGGTCTACGCCTGCGCCGAGTACCTGGACGCCAAAGACCGCCTGGACCTGCCCGCCGACCGGGTGCCGCAGCTGGAGGCGGTGTCCCGGCTGCTGGAGCCGCTGACCGGCTTCCGCTACCTGCCGGCCGCCGGGCTGGTCCCGCTCCGCGACTTCTACGGGTCCCTGGCGGACTCCTATTTCCACTCCACGCAGTACATCCGGCACCACAGCGTCCCGTTCTACACGCCCGAGCCGGACGTGATCCACGAGGTGATCGGGCACGGCAACGCCCTGGCGTCCGACCGGTTCGCCGCCCTCTACCGCGCCGCCGGAGGGGCCGCCCGCCGCGTCGAGACGACCGAGGCCCTGGAGTTCGTCTCCAAGGTCTTCTGGTTCACTCTCGAGTTCGGCGTGCTGTACGAGGACGGCGAGCTGCGCGCCTACGGTGCGGGGATCCTGTCGTCGTACGGCGAGATCGAGGAGTTCCGGCACATGCACATCCACCCGCTCGACCTCAAGATCATGGGTTCGACGCACTACGACATCACCAAGTACCAGGACCACCTGTTCGCCGCCGACTCCCTCGCCCAGGTCGAGGACGTCGCGGGCGCTTTCTGGGACACCTGCACCGACGAGTCGATCGCTGCACTCAGCAGGTAG
- a CDS encoding LysR family transcriptional regulator, translating into MDVSSASLRVLCQIAESGSFTAAAARLGYTQSAVSRQALALERSAGAALFERRPDGVRLTRAGLTLLRHARTILESVDAAERDLAGGVPRTEQVRLGVFPSAGPVILPVALARLAETAPRVRVTTREGTTPGLTRALRTGSIDVAVLTSRPPYRPPDGESPRLHLTTVQDTELLVAASATGTFAGRTSVHVDELVDAPWVAAPSSSAEPLLGVWPGLPGRARVVHSARDWLTKLQLVAGGFGVTTIPDRLSPVLPPDVICLRVRGAPPEIRRVLVARLPGPATPAIIAVTGAIGSIVAS; encoded by the coding sequence ATGGACGTGTCGAGTGCGAGCCTTCGGGTGCTCTGCCAGATCGCCGAGTCGGGGAGCTTCACCGCAGCCGCCGCGCGGCTGGGCTACACGCAGTCGGCGGTGTCGCGGCAGGCGCTCGCCCTCGAACGCAGCGCCGGGGCCGCGCTGTTCGAGCGGCGGCCGGACGGGGTGCGGCTCACCCGGGCCGGACTGACCTTGCTGCGCCACGCGCGGACGATCCTGGAGTCCGTCGACGCGGCCGAACGCGACCTCGCCGGGGGAGTTCCGCGCACGGAGCAGGTGCGGCTCGGGGTGTTCCCGAGCGCGGGGCCGGTGATCCTGCCGGTCGCGCTCGCGCGGCTCGCCGAGACGGCGCCACGGGTCCGGGTCACCACCCGCGAGGGCACGACACCCGGCCTGACGCGGGCGTTGCGCACGGGTTCGATCGACGTCGCGGTCCTGACGTCGCGTCCGCCGTACCGTCCGCCGGACGGCGAGTCGCCGCGCCTGCACCTCACGACGGTCCAGGACACCGAACTTCTCGTGGCGGCGTCGGCCACCGGGACGTTCGCCGGCCGCACGTCGGTGCACGTCGACGAATTGGTGGACGCGCCCTGGGTCGCCGCCCCGTCATCGAGCGCCGAGCCGCTGCTCGGCGTCTGGCCGGGCCTGCCGGGACGGGCGCGAGTCGTCCACAGCGCACGCGACTGGTTGACGAAACTGCAACTGGTCGCGGGCGGTTTCGGCGTCACGACGATCCCGGACCGCCTGTCACCGGTTCTCCCACCCGACGTCATCTGCCTCCGCGTGCGAGGCGCGCCGCCCGAGATCCGTCGCGTCCTCGTCGCCCGGCTCCCCGGCCCGGCCACACCGGCGATCATCGCCGTCACCGGGGCGATCGGGTCCATCGTCGCGTCGTGA
- a CDS encoding helix-turn-helix transcriptional regulator, which translates to MPETDLGRFLTARRARLVPEDVGLVSHGRRRVAGLRREEVAVRAGVSADYYARLEQGRERAPSASVLDGVARALDLGPEAREHLFRLADVPISDREPLEDRVDDDLRQLLAEWPHLPAVIVNRRLDLLARNAIADALYSDFADTDNLARMTFLDPAGRTFFAAWDRAAEACVAHLRLALGYCPDDPLTLALTEELAAADDDFRWLWGRHDVHGKTHEAKQFRHSAVGDLTLTYRTFDVRGASGQQLIVYRAAPNSRDADAVRLLGMLAPTHQADGVEPRHWPPSQPPVPSNWSGGAPTIT; encoded by the coding sequence ATGCCTGAGACTGACCTTGGCAGGTTCCTCACCGCTCGCCGCGCGCGGTTGGTTCCCGAGGACGTCGGCCTCGTCTCGCACGGCCGGCGCCGGGTGGCGGGGCTGCGCCGGGAAGAGGTCGCCGTGCGTGCCGGGGTGAGTGCCGACTACTACGCGCGGCTCGAGCAGGGCCGGGAACGCGCCCCGTCCGCCTCGGTGCTGGACGGTGTCGCCCGTGCGCTCGATCTGGGCCCGGAGGCTCGCGAGCACCTGTTCCGCCTCGCCGACGTCCCGATCAGCGATCGGGAACCGTTGGAGGATCGCGTCGACGACGATCTGCGGCAACTGCTTGCCGAATGGCCGCACTTGCCCGCCGTCATCGTCAACCGGCGACTGGACCTACTCGCCCGCAACGCGATCGCGGACGCGCTCTACTCGGACTTCGCCGATACGGACAACCTGGCCCGCATGACGTTCCTCGATCCGGCGGGCCGCACGTTCTTCGCCGCCTGGGACCGCGCGGCCGAAGCATGCGTAGCGCACCTGCGACTGGCGCTCGGGTACTGTCCGGACGACCCGCTCACTCTCGCGCTGACCGAAGAACTGGCGGCGGCCGACGACGACTTCCGGTGGTTGTGGGGGCGGCACGACGTGCACGGCAAGACGCACGAAGCCAAGCAATTCCGGCACAGTGCGGTGGGGGATCTGACACTGACCTACCGAACTTTCGACGTTCGCGGCGCGTCGGGCCAGCAACTGATCGTCTACCGGGCGGCGCCGAACAGCCGCGACGCGGACGCCGTTCGACTACTCGGCATGCTCGCACCAACTCACCAAGCCGACGGCGTTGAACCTCGGCACTGGCCGCCGAGCCAGCCGCCGGTGCCCAGCAACTGGTCCGGTGGTGCGCCGACCATCACGTAG
- a CDS encoding Atu4866 domain-containing protein, with protein sequence MAAPKIDRAALNDAAGPLLFVNATIHTLDPVIGDIETADLLLAGDKIAGVGPGLHTAAGDDGATVVDCSGLSIVPIAGLSTLAPGSPATFAVIDTHGRNAWEYVIWRPEHAVLVVVDGISRATTSSPAVPVARRRPAHSPYVGMWIDESGFLYQELTPDGRYDETRGGRPHAYQGSFWIDGNRIVYLDDLGFWAYGEFLDGVLHHAGYILHRAPQERS encoded by the coding sequence ATGGCCGCACCGAAGATCGACAGAGCCGCGCTGAACGACGCAGCTGGACCGCTACTGTTCGTCAACGCGACGATCCACACGCTGGACCCCGTCATCGGAGACATCGAGACCGCCGACCTGTTGCTGGCCGGCGACAAGATCGCCGGCGTCGGGCCCGGCTTGCACACCGCGGCCGGGGACGACGGCGCGACCGTGGTCGACTGCAGCGGCCTGAGCATCGTCCCGATCGCCGGACTCAGCACCCTTGCGCCAGGAAGCCCGGCCACCTTCGCAGTGATCGACACCCACGGCCGCAACGCCTGGGAGTACGTCATCTGGCGCCCGGAGCACGCGGTCCTGGTAGTGGTCGACGGGATCTCACGGGCGACCACGTCCTCGCCGGCTGTCCCGGTTGCCCGGCGGCGCCCGGCCCACAGCCCGTATGTCGGGATGTGGATCGACGAGTCCGGCTTCCTGTACCAGGAACTCACCCCCGACGGCCGCTACGACGAGACCCGCGGCGGTCGCCCGCACGCTTACCAGGGCAGCTTCTGGATCGACGGGAATCGCATCGTCTACCTCGACGATCTGGGGTTCTGGGCGTACGGCGAGTTCCTCGACGGCGTGCTGCACCACGCCGGCTACATCCTTCACCGAGCACCCCAGGAGCGATCATGA
- a CDS encoding amidohydrolase family protein, with product MNILFTGGSVVTMDPELGDLARGDVLVSGEHIVAVGPDLRDHPQARGAEIVDTTGRIVSPGFVDTHRHAWQAQLRRSIPDVTDLGAYVTSTLARIAPAYRAHDVYVGTRLAALSALDAGITTMLDFSHNSRSAAHSDAAIQALVDTGIRGVHASMAPHFGDWDQQWPQDVQRLHAAHSSGLVTVRLATLATSEIAGPLHAYAPRLAAFARELGIGVSVDAVFGMSSSAAILDWAKDGLLGPHVTLIHATGLTVEAWRAIGDTGTTVSLAPTSDAQIGLETAIPAIDEALAAGVRPGLSIDVEVALASDMFTQMRALHAIQRMRAVNRAYGTDAIPNRITTRDVLDFATLQGARTNGLDSITGSLTPGKQADLLVVNATDVNTMPLNDAVGTLVLGADPRNIETVLVAGVIRKSGGRLVGVDAAQLHEQVVASRDAILATAAS from the coding sequence ATGAACATCCTGTTCACCGGCGGCTCCGTCGTCACCATGGACCCGGAGCTGGGCGACCTGGCACGGGGTGACGTGCTGGTCAGCGGCGAGCACATCGTGGCTGTCGGGCCCGATCTGCGCGACCACCCCCAGGCCCGCGGCGCCGAAATCGTCGACACCACCGGCCGGATCGTGAGCCCTGGCTTCGTCGACACGCACCGGCACGCGTGGCAGGCACAGTTGCGACGCAGCATCCCCGACGTGACCGACCTCGGCGCCTACGTCACGAGCACCCTCGCCCGCATCGCGCCCGCCTACAGGGCACATGACGTCTACGTCGGGACCCGCCTCGCGGCCCTCTCGGCGCTGGACGCCGGCATCACCACGATGCTCGACTTCTCGCACAACTCGCGCAGCGCCGCCCACTCCGACGCCGCGATCCAGGCACTGGTGGACACCGGAATCCGAGGCGTGCACGCCTCGATGGCGCCGCACTTCGGCGACTGGGACCAGCAATGGCCGCAGGACGTGCAGCGACTGCACGCGGCGCACTCCTCCGGACTGGTCACAGTTCGGCTGGCCACACTCGCGACCAGCGAGATCGCCGGGCCACTGCATGCGTACGCGCCGCGGCTCGCGGCGTTCGCCCGGGAGCTGGGTATCGGCGTCAGCGTGGACGCGGTGTTCGGTATGTCGTCGTCCGCGGCAATCTTGGACTGGGCAAAGGACGGGTTGCTCGGCCCGCACGTCACGCTGATCCACGCCACCGGGCTGACGGTGGAGGCGTGGCGGGCGATCGGCGACACCGGCACGACCGTCTCGCTCGCGCCGACCTCCGACGCCCAGATCGGCCTGGAGACCGCGATCCCGGCCATCGACGAGGCGCTGGCGGCCGGGGTCCGTCCGGGGCTCAGCATCGACGTGGAGGTGGCGCTGGCCAGCGACATGTTCACCCAGATGCGGGCGCTGCACGCGATCCAGCGAATGCGGGCGGTCAACCGCGCATACGGCACCGACGCCATTCCGAACCGGATCACCACCCGCGACGTGCTCGATTTCGCCACCCTGCAGGGCGCGCGCACCAATGGGCTGGACTCGATCACCGGCTCGCTCACGCCCGGCAAGCAGGCGGACCTGCTGGTCGTCAACGCCACCGACGTCAACACCATGCCGCTCAACGACGCCGTGGGCACGCTCGTGCTGGGCGCCGACCCGCGCAACATCGAGACCGTGCTGGTCGCGGGCGTGATCCGCAAGTCCGGTGGCCGGCTGGTCGGTGTCGACGCGGCACAGCTGCACGAGCAGGTCGTCGCTTCCCGGGACGCCATCCTCGCCACGGCAGCCTCGTGA
- a CDS encoding alcohol dehydrogenase catalytic domain-containing protein has protein sequence MRAATLTDFGAPLTVRDVPDPRAGGGEVLVEVLATCVPPYAAEVFSGERRYPLEPPVVPGVGGIGRVVSVGPDATRLRTGDIVWCDSTVRARDDALTPDITLQGWSSRGEGGARLARHMHDGPFAELMRVPTENAYPLPEAAAADPARWSALGVHTIPYGGLLAGRLQAGETILINGATGNLGSSAVAIALAMGAGKVIAPGRNQAALALLTDRFAPRLTPVELTGDEDTDRAAMQAAADGPIDMALDLLPPQAPATATRAAAMTVREYGRIILMGGVGMLGGADLALPYPWIMRNSITLRGQWMYPRTANVGMIRLIASGALDLAPEHVTRFTLDQVNEAITHAAKHNGPYDRTVLTPIG, from the coding sequence ATGCGAGCAGCGACACTGACCGATTTCGGCGCCCCGCTCACAGTGCGGGACGTGCCCGACCCGCGAGCCGGCGGCGGCGAAGTCCTGGTCGAGGTCCTGGCGACCTGCGTTCCCCCGTACGCGGCCGAAGTGTTCAGCGGCGAACGGCGCTACCCGCTCGAACCACCGGTCGTCCCGGGCGTGGGCGGCATCGGCCGCGTGGTGAGCGTGGGCCCGGACGCGACCAGACTGCGCACGGGCGACATCGTCTGGTGCGACTCGACGGTCCGCGCCCGCGACGACGCCCTCACCCCGGACATCACCCTGCAAGGCTGGAGTTCGCGCGGCGAAGGCGGCGCCCGACTGGCCCGGCACATGCACGACGGCCCGTTCGCCGAACTCATGCGCGTCCCCACCGAGAACGCATACCCGCTGCCCGAAGCAGCGGCAGCCGACCCCGCGCGATGGTCAGCGCTGGGAGTCCACACCATCCCCTACGGCGGCCTGCTAGCGGGACGCCTCCAAGCCGGGGAAACAATCCTGATCAACGGCGCGACAGGCAACCTGGGCAGCAGCGCGGTCGCCATCGCCCTGGCAATGGGCGCCGGCAAGGTGATCGCCCCGGGCCGCAACCAAGCCGCCCTAGCCCTGCTGACAGACCGCTTCGCCCCCCGACTGACACCAGTCGAACTAACCGGCGACGAAGACACCGACCGCGCCGCGATGCAGGCCGCCGCCGACGGCCCGATCGACATGGCACTCGACCTGCTACCCCCTCAGGCACCGGCCACGGCGACCCGAGCGGCGGCCATGACCGTCCGCGAATACGGACGGATCATCCTGATGGGCGGCGTGGGAATGCTCGGCGGAGCCGACCTGGCCCTCCCCTATCCCTGGATCATGCGGAACTCGATAACCCTGCGCGGCCAATGGATGTACCCGCGCACAGCGAACGTCGGCATGATCCGCCTCATCGCCTCAGGCGCCCTCGACCTGGCCCCTGAGCACGTAACCCGCTTCACCCTGGACCAGGTCAACGAAGCAATAACCCACGCCGCAAAACACAACGGCCCTTACGACCGCACCGTCTTGACGCCGATAGGGTGA
- a CDS encoding TetR/AcrR family transcriptional regulator produces MTVPTHRRLPRGRHALPPDEVARTQRARLFLAMAQAMSRQGFAATSVGDVLKLAGVSRQTFYQLFSSKLDCFMATFDAATELLEARLNEAVEGAGTPLERFERAIDAYVTSLASEPGYARLFLVEAHAAGPEAITRRLQFQYRLADRIAGLFDSGSEDARFACRTIAAAVASMVVGPLLDDDPEGLRQLAADMTRHVRRLSECGVL; encoded by the coding sequence GTGACCGTCCCCACACATCGACGCCTGCCCCGCGGGCGCCACGCGCTGCCCCCCGACGAGGTCGCGCGGACGCAGCGCGCCCGGCTGTTCCTGGCGATGGCGCAGGCGATGAGCCGGCAGGGGTTCGCGGCCACGTCGGTCGGGGACGTCCTGAAGCTCGCCGGCGTGTCGCGCCAGACGTTCTACCAGCTCTTCTCGTCCAAGCTCGACTGCTTCATGGCGACGTTCGACGCGGCGACCGAGCTGCTGGAGGCGCGCCTGAACGAGGCCGTGGAGGGCGCCGGCACGCCGCTCGAACGGTTCGAGCGCGCGATCGACGCCTACGTGACGTCGCTGGCGAGCGAGCCCGGCTACGCGCGGCTATTCCTGGTGGAGGCGCACGCGGCGGGGCCGGAGGCGATCACCCGGCGGCTCCAGTTCCAGTACCGGCTGGCCGACCGCATCGCGGGGCTGTTCGACTCCGGGTCCGAGGACGCGCGGTTCGCGTGCCGGACGATCGCGGCGGCCGTCGCGTCGATGGTGGTCGGGCCGCTGCTGGACGACGACCCCGAGGGGCTGCGTCAGCTCGCGGCGGACATGACGCGGCACGTCCGCAGGCTCAGCGAGTGCGGCGTGCTCTAG
- a CDS encoding dihydrofolate reductase family protein — MGQIVANFFISLDGVVERPDQWHFPYFNDEMGETIGAGMKTYDAFLMGRTMYDEWSQYWPQQSADEPFATFINEIPKYVVSNSLTEATWSNTTIIPGATAAEELRALKSSLPRDIGMSGSTTLVRWLLAEKLLDRLELLIHPIVVGHGERLFTDGETYPLTLTQQKTLKTGVLHTTYTPAAA; from the coding sequence ATGGGACAGATCGTCGCGAACTTCTTCATTTCGCTGGACGGCGTCGTGGAGCGCCCCGACCAGTGGCACTTCCCCTACTTCAACGACGAGATGGGGGAGACGATCGGCGCGGGCATGAAGACCTACGACGCCTTCCTCATGGGCCGCACGATGTACGACGAGTGGTCGCAGTACTGGCCGCAGCAGAGCGCGGACGAGCCGTTCGCCACGTTCATCAACGAGATCCCGAAGTACGTGGTCTCCAACAGCCTCACCGAGGCGACCTGGTCGAACACGACCATCATCCCCGGTGCCACCGCCGCCGAGGAGCTCCGCGCCCTGAAGTCGTCCCTGCCCCGCGACATCGGCATGTCCGGCAGCACGACCCTCGTCCGCTGGCTCCTCGCCGAAAAGCTGCTGGACCGCCTGGAACTCCTGATCCACCCCATCGTGGTGGGCCACGGAGAACGCCTCTTCACCGACGGCGAGACCTACCCGCTGACCCTGACGCAGCAGAAGACCCTCAAGACGGGCGTCCTGCACACGACCTACACCCCGGCCGCCGCCTGA